A stretch of the Acidilobus sp. 7A genome encodes the following:
- a CDS encoding glycosyltransferase: MLVIASGGGHTGHAVALAERLVELGAQVDFVVPRGDGWSEGQVSALGRVVARTPKFLDPGEGPWLGVLRAPSALLRALAEVPGGYDVAVASGSSHSIAAGAAARLKGASLVTLEATERFLEPSRAVKVLSPISRLVALQWEEQRAFSRRGVVVGPLLGKVHYRVRDEGYVLVTAGSYGYRRLFDAASSSALRGRLVIQTGRVDPGPYRGAGVKAFSFDPNLEDLIAGASAVVTHFGRTAVEAACKYGKPTVLAPNTEWVWMRDPKRMREAEMMAKRIGAVLLPPEDVTPDGVERAVEEAINRPPASCEDGSIRLAQIITSWANEGRA; the protein is encoded by the coding sequence GTGCTAGTGATAGCCAGCGGAGGCGGCCACACGGGCCACGCAGTTGCGCTTGCCGAGAGGCTGGTTGAGCTTGGGGCCCAGGTTGACTTTGTCGTCCCCAGGGGCGACGGGTGGAGCGAGGGGCAGGTCTCAGCCCTGGGCAGGGTAGTGGCGAGGACCCCTAAGTTCCTCGACCCAGGGGAGGGCCCCTGGCTCGGCGTCCTGAGGGCCCCCTCAGCCCTCCTGAGGGCCTTAGCTGAGGTCCCAGGGGGCTATGATGTTGCCGTGGCCAGCGGGAGCAGCCACAGCATAGCAGCGGGCGCGGCGGCGAGGCTTAAGGGGGCCTCCCTCGTGACCCTTGAGGCCACGGAGAGGTTCCTGGAGCCAAGCAGGGCCGTGAAGGTGCTGTCCCCAATTTCAAGGCTTGTTGCCCTCCAGTGGGAGGAGCAGAGGGCATTCTCCCGCAGGGGGGTCGTGGTGGGCCCCCTCCTCGGCAAAGTCCACTACAGGGTGAGGGACGAGGGGTACGTGCTCGTCACGGCTGGCAGCTACGGCTACAGGAGGCTCTTCGACGCCGCCTCCTCCTCAGCCCTGAGGGGCAGGCTTGTCATACAGACTGGCAGGGTCGACCCAGGCCCCTACAGGGGCGCGGGGGTTAAGGCCTTCAGCTTCGACCCAAACCTTGAGGACTTGATAGCCGGCGCCTCCGCCGTAGTTACGCACTTCGGCAGGACGGCCGTTGAGGCGGCCTGCAAGTACGGGAAGCCCACTGTGCTGGCACCCAACACCGAGTGGGTCTGGATGAGGGACCCGAAGAGGATGAGGGAGGCTGAGATGATGGCAAAGAGGATAGGGGCGGTCCTCCTGCCCCCTGAGGACGTCACCCCCGATGGCGTGGAGAGGGCCGTGGAGGAGGCCATTAACAGGCCGCCGGCCAGCTGCGAGGACGGCTCCATAAGGCTAGCCCAGATAATAACCTCCTGGGCCAATGAGGGGAGGGCGTGA
- a CDS encoding GDP-mannose 4,6-dehydratase, with the protein MLFIVTGGAGFIGGRLVDLLLSEGHSVIVVDDLSTGRAENVPPGARLIVGDVSDIDVMNRAETMAKGEEVAIAHLAAVSGVVEARDNPVRAVRANVLGTEVVLEAARRLDAHVAIASSAAVYGDVERVPVSEDAPLRPSSLYGLTKVISEQLAQQAYRDYGVRSAHLRLFNVYGPRMRRGPYASVIYNFIEAALRGLRPVIYGDGRSTRDFVFVDDVARAFELASARKATGPINIGTGREVSVLELLNAVASLARVKIVPEFREPRPGDIRRSCADISRAREVLGWEPRVSLEEGLRLTIEYMKGSGP; encoded by the coding sequence ATGCTCTTCATAGTGACGGGCGGGGCCGGGTTCATAGGGGGCAGGCTGGTTGACCTGCTCCTCAGCGAAGGCCACTCTGTGATAGTTGTTGACGACCTGTCGACCGGGAGGGCAGAGAACGTGCCCCCTGGTGCCAGGCTCATCGTTGGCGACGTCAGCGATATAGACGTCATGAACAGGGCTGAGACCATGGCCAAGGGAGAGGAGGTCGCCATAGCCCACCTGGCGGCGGTATCCGGCGTCGTTGAGGCCAGGGACAACCCGGTCAGGGCCGTGAGGGCAAACGTGCTGGGCACCGAGGTCGTCCTGGAGGCTGCTAGGAGGCTCGACGCTCACGTCGCCATAGCCAGCAGCGCCGCGGTCTACGGCGACGTTGAGAGGGTGCCAGTGAGCGAGGACGCGCCGCTGAGGCCGAGCAGCCTCTACGGCCTCACCAAGGTGATCTCTGAGCAGCTGGCCCAGCAGGCCTACAGGGACTACGGCGTCAGGTCTGCCCACCTCAGGCTCTTCAACGTCTACGGGCCGAGGATGAGGAGGGGGCCCTACGCCAGCGTAATCTATAACTTCATAGAGGCCGCCCTCAGGGGCCTCAGGCCAGTCATATACGGCGACGGCAGGAGCACCAGGGACTTCGTCTTCGTTGACGACGTCGCGAGGGCCTTTGAGCTAGCTTCAGCCAGGAAGGCCACGGGCCCCATCAACATAGGCACCGGGAGGGAGGTCAGCGTCCTTGAGCTCCTTAACGCTGTAGCCTCGCTGGCCAGGGTCAAGATAGTCCCTGAGTTCAGGGAGCCGAGGCCCGGGGACATAAGGAGGAGCTGCGCTGACATAAGCAGGGCCAGGGAGGTCCTGGGCTGGGAGCCAAGGGTCAGCCTTGAGGAGGGCCTGAGGCTAACAATAGAGTACATGAAGGGCTCAGGACCTTGA
- a CDS encoding glycosyltransferase family 2 protein, producing MSDLTTLSSQQIISTFHQYLQSIHLTLSASKALMAYAAGSAITVGLALVVELVIIFHGLPRGRPLSAAQHLPERPRVSVIVPTYREGERLLRTVNSLLAQDYEKDLYEVIIAGEPDDPTLDGPLARLGLRKVDGAEAAVNGVRVKLSLGDGRARGKPVALNRAFSLAEGDVIGVLDADGAAPPDMISRAVRAISLGFAAAQMPRELVMPPEAKRTFAGAYIRGQGAEMALYNRVLAPALIGFAGSAWITGTGYFVRREDLEEVGLWTPWAPTEDLDLSAKLMGRGKSIAFVEGAPVLEEPLTSLAAVIRQKERWVRGSMLATFTALRGVRNTWPLLLFLIMPAWGYLLTPWLGILAVARLHPQLLTWTLAWSAAWFLPSAAYYVSAISKAGRQVRPLPAAIAIYLVAGLLSLPKLIIKRYEWRGSRS from the coding sequence TTGAGTGACCTGACGACGCTCAGCAGCCAGCAGATCATAAGCACCTTCCACCAGTACCTGCAGAGCATCCACCTCACGCTCTCAGCCTCGAAGGCCCTCATGGCCTACGCCGCAGGGAGCGCAATAACGGTCGGACTGGCGCTCGTGGTTGAGCTCGTCATAATATTTCACGGCCTCCCCAGGGGCAGGCCCCTCAGCGCCGCCCAGCACCTCCCTGAGAGGCCCAGGGTCTCAGTAATAGTTCCGACGTACAGGGAGGGCGAGAGGCTCCTCAGGACTGTTAACTCCCTCCTTGCACAGGACTATGAAAAGGACCTCTATGAGGTGATAATCGCTGGGGAGCCCGACGACCCTACCCTTGACGGGCCCCTGGCGAGGCTTGGGCTCAGGAAGGTGGACGGGGCCGAGGCCGCCGTAAACGGGGTGAGGGTCAAGCTGTCCCTCGGCGACGGGAGGGCGAGGGGCAAGCCGGTAGCCCTCAACAGGGCCTTCAGCCTGGCCGAGGGCGACGTCATAGGGGTTCTTGACGCTGACGGGGCGGCGCCCCCGGACATGATATCGAGGGCCGTCAGGGCCATCAGCCTGGGCTTCGCGGCCGCCCAGATGCCCAGGGAGCTTGTCATGCCCCCCGAGGCTAAGAGGACCTTCGCTGGGGCCTACATAAGGGGCCAGGGGGCCGAGATGGCCCTCTACAACAGGGTGCTGGCGCCGGCCCTAATTGGCTTCGCGGGCTCTGCCTGGATAACTGGCACAGGGTACTTCGTCAGGAGGGAGGACCTGGAGGAGGTGGGCCTCTGGACGCCCTGGGCGCCCACAGAGGACCTGGACCTCTCTGCGAAGCTCATGGGGAGGGGCAAGAGTATAGCCTTCGTCGAGGGGGCCCCGGTGCTTGAGGAGCCGCTGACGTCCCTGGCCGCCGTCATAAGGCAGAAGGAGAGGTGGGTGAGGGGCTCCATGCTGGCCACGTTCACTGCGCTCAGGGGGGTTAGGAACACCTGGCCCCTTCTGCTCTTCCTAATAATGCCAGCCTGGGGCTACCTGCTAACGCCCTGGCTCGGCATACTCGCTGTGGCGAGGCTTCACCCTCAGCTTCTGACCTGGACCTTAGCGTGGTCGGCCGCCTGGTTCCTGCCGAGCGCGGCCTACTACGTAAGCGCCATCTCAAAGGCTGGCAGGCAGGTTAGGCCGCTGCCCGCCGCCATAGCGATATACCTGGTCGCAGGCCTCCTCTCCCTGCCTAAGCTTATAATAAAGAGGTACGAGTGGAGGGGCTCAAGGTCCTGA
- a CDS encoding DUF5320 domain-containing protein translates to MGWWRRSWAGPWPGHGPFAYLPPWERPGWTYWAAVPVYDRESELRSLQAYRLYLEDLRSWLDEELRAVDKRISELKSGQQA, encoded by the coding sequence ATGGGCTGGTGGAGGCGCTCGTGGGCAGGACCCTGGCCTGGGCACGGGCCCTTCGCGTACCTGCCGCCGTGGGAGAGGCCTGGATGGACCTACTGGGCAGCGGTGCCCGTGTATGACAGGGAGTCCGAGCTGAGGAGCCTGCAGGCCTACAGGCTCTACCTTGAGGACCTCAGGTCGTGGCTGGATGAGGAGCTGAGGGCAGTAGACAAGAGGATATCTGAGCTGAAGTCCGGCCAGCAGGCATAA
- a CDS encoding GNAT family N-acetyltransferase has product MLSRVKVSFESVTRDDREAVLSMLRGAPELAHVNIEPTFDRWLREGLFIKAVDADNRIVGVIHARQLEDSYWLEGIAVSNDIRRKGVGRQLALHVIELTGGRTFRVMASERNVPSNALALSLGFKEVDRVYFSDGASYSAPELASRLGLSQGGADDLPGPGFVDSWTWRPIALYRGRTFRGSGVVVLETDPPFFAAGDAEGYRRFSRQRGSYSEAFIVYELRKP; this is encoded by the coding sequence TTGCTTTCAAGGGTCAAGGTGTCCTTTGAGAGCGTGACGAGAGACGACAGGGAGGCCGTGCTATCGATGCTAAGGGGGGCGCCTGAGCTGGCTCACGTGAACATAGAGCCAACCTTTGACAGGTGGCTCAGGGAGGGGCTCTTCATAAAGGCGGTTGACGCGGACAACAGGATAGTCGGCGTTATACATGCCAGGCAGCTCGAGGACTCCTACTGGCTCGAGGGCATAGCCGTTAGCAACGACATAAGGAGGAAGGGGGTGGGGAGGCAGCTGGCCCTCCACGTCATTGAGCTCACGGGGGGCAGGACCTTCAGGGTCATGGCAAGCGAGAGGAACGTGCCCTCGAACGCCCTGGCGCTGTCGCTCGGCTTCAAGGAGGTGGACAGGGTGTACTTCTCTGACGGCGCCTCGTACTCAGCCCCGGAGCTGGCCTCGAGGCTTGGCCTCTCCCAGGGGGGAGCCGACGACCTGCCGGGCCCGGGGTTCGTGGACTCCTGGACCTGGAGGCCGATAGCGCTCTACAGGGGCAGGACCTTCAGGGGCAGCGGGGTCGTAGTGCTTGAGACAGACCCGCCCTTCTTCGCCGCGGGCGACGCTGAGGGCTACAGGAGGTTCTCAAGGCAGAGGGGGAGCTACTCGGAGGCATTCATAGTTTACGAGCTGAGAAAGCCTTAG